A stretch of DNA from Arachis hypogaea cultivar Tifrunner chromosome 19, arahy.Tifrunner.gnm2.J5K5, whole genome shotgun sequence:
AGGTCAAGACATGTGACAAATGCCAGAAGCATGCCGCCATCACCACTAAGTCTGCTGAGGTATTACACAGCATAGAGGTAAGCTGGCCTTTTTACAGATGGGGGCTCGATATACTCGGTCCGTTTCTAATAGCGCCAGGCCAGGTAAAATTCCTCCTAGTGTCAATAGATTACTTCTTGAAATGGATAAAGGCACAGCCACTAGCAAAAATAACAGCTGAAAAGGCAATAAAGAAAAAGCTCGATGACGCGAAAGGAGAATGGGCAGAGCTAATCCCAGAAATATTATGGAGCTATAACACAACAATACAGAACACCACGGGCAAAACACCTTTTAAATTAGTATACGGATCAGAAGCCCTAATCCTTGTAGAAGTCGGAGTGCCCACCCTAAGAACCGAACTATATGACGAACAGCATAACATAAACATAAGGAACGCCGAGCTCGATCTCGTTGAGGAGGAAAGGGACATTGCAACAATTAAACAAAGAGCAAGGAAACAATTGGCAGAAAGGAAACATAACAAAAGAGTCGTCTCCCGAGCATTCACTGAGGGCGACCTAGTCCTCAGACGCACAGAGGAAGCCAGACGACCCCCCTCGCACGGCAAGCTCGCCGCAAACTGGGAGGGACCGTTCAGGGTAACAAAAGTACTCGGAATGGGAGCCTATCAACTCCAAACGCTACAAGGCAACCCGTTATCGGGAAATTGGAATGTTTCCTCATTAAAAATGTATAGACCATGACTTGTACAAACA
This window harbors:
- the LOC140181888 gene encoding uncharacterized protein produces the protein MKVDCITKVKTCDKCQKHAAITTKSAEVLHSIEVSWPFYRWGLDILGPFLIAPGQVKFLLVSIDYFLKWIKAQPLAKITAEKAIKKKLDDAKGEWAELIPEILWSYNTTIQNTTGKTPFKLVYGSEALILVEVGVPTLRTELYDEQHNINIRNAELDLVEEERDIATIKQRARKQLAERKHNKRVVSRAFTEGDLVLRRTEEARRPPSHGKLAANWEGPFRVTKVLGMGAYQLQTLQGNPLSGNWNVSSLKMYRP